Proteins encoded within one genomic window of Helicobacter sp. 'house sparrow 1':
- a CDS encoding Opr family porin, with translation MFKKILSFLGLVTWVFCYENIDEALKNGVTKGDFIFYGDYEKLSHGASQNFTPNNLATYGYLGNSGYLLGNIRLGYTSGFYKNVRASISFASSISIFNQHKRLITSTGNLDTQKDFFNQNQASIGESFFEYFDGDTNIKAGRIAINNEWINTLADGFWFRNKTINRLLIETFWARTYGRIDYFQMTDFREINTKNAFGIANIGAKYDILEDLLTIKAFSYFAPEVFTAFGTRINGNYTNNNIKLGGEFGANYSIEHLSGKANTHAIDLSAFVGYKEIILFKAGYINTGKGSGWGSLGILGDKITPFFIWGGKAIKTQPNGNLFYVTISSKLQQFSFSITYGTTSFGKNSRQNEIDFTTEVGITNNVFVLLNILNTHLDSNVIPTLTQVNGGIRLKF, from the coding sequence ATGTTTAAAAAAATCTTATCTTTTTTAGGATTGGTTACTTGGGTATTTTGCTATGAAAATATTGATGAAGCACTAAAAAATGGGGTAACCAAAGGGGATTTTATTTTCTATGGTGATTATGAAAAACTAAGCCATGGTGCGAGTCAAAATTTTACACCCAATAATTTGGCTACCTATGGTTATCTTGGAAATAGTGGCTACTTACTTGGAAATATCCGTTTGGGATATACTTCAGGCTTTTACAAAAATGTAAGAGCATCAATTAGTTTTGCATCATCCATATCTATTTTTAATCAGCACAAGCGCCTTATTACTTCTACAGGAAATCTTGATACACAAAAAGATTTTTTTAACCAAAATCAAGCCTCTATTGGAGAAAGCTTTTTTGAGTACTTTGATGGAGATACTAATATCAAAGCAGGGAGAATTGCCATTAATAATGAATGGATTAATACTCTTGCTGATGGTTTTTGGTTTCGTAATAAAACTATTAATAGGCTCTTAATTGAAACTTTTTGGGCAAGAACTTATGGCCGTATTGACTATTTTCAAATGACAGATTTTAGAGAAATTAATACAAAAAATGCTTTTGGTATTGCAAATATTGGTGCTAAATATGATATCTTAGAAGATCTTTTGACAATCAAAGCATTTAGTTACTTTGCTCCTGAGGTTTTCACAGCATTTGGAACCAGAATCAATGGAAATTATACAAACAACAACATTAAACTTGGTGGAGAGTTTGGAGCAAATTATAGTATTGAACACCTCTCAGGAAAGGCAAACACGCACGCCATAGATCTATCTGCATTTGTAGGTTACAAAGAAATTATCTTGTTTAAAGCGGGTTATATTAACACAGGAAAGGGTTCTGGATGGGGGAGTCTTGGAATCTTGGGTGATAAAATCACGCCCTTTTTTATTTGGGGAGGAAAGGCAATCAAAACCCAACCTAATGGAAATTTATTTTATGTCACCATCAGTTCTAAACTCCAACAATTTTCTTTTTCTATTACATATGGAACCACTTCTTTTGGAAAAAATTCAAGACAAAACGAAATTGATTTTACTACCGAGGTCGGAATTACAAACAATGTCTTTGTATTACTCAACATTTTAAATACCCATCTAGATTCTAATGTAATTCCCACGCTTACACAGGTAAATGGAGGAATTAGATTGAAGTTTTAG
- the kdsA gene encoding 3-deoxy-8-phosphooctulonate synthase — MNKMILLSGPCVIESYESLKKVAQDLKPLTKHPKIDFYFKASFDKANRTSLESFRGPGLEEGLELLMQIKKEFNYKIITDIHESFQAKKIAEVADVIQIPAFLCRQTDLIVEVAKTDCIVNIKKGQFMNPKDMQYSVLKALKTRGGNQAVYEESKKYGIWLTERGSSFGYGNLVVDMRSLVIMREFAPVIFDATHSVQMPGGACGKSSGDRGFVPYLARAAASVGVDGFFAETHFDPDNALSDGANMVPTSKMENLIGDILKIQEVLQ; from the coding sequence ATGAATAAAATGATTTTACTAAGTGGTCCTTGTGTAATTGAGAGTTATGAGAGTCTAAAAAAAGTAGCACAGGATTTAAAGCCTTTGACCAAACACCCAAAAATTGATTTTTACTTTAAAGCAAGCTTTGATAAAGCAAATCGCACAAGCTTGGAAAGTTTTAGGGGGCCAGGGTTAGAAGAAGGGTTAGAGCTTTTAATGCAAATTAAAAAAGAATTTAATTATAAAATTATTACAGATATCCACGAAAGCTTTCAAGCAAAGAAAATTGCTGAAGTTGCAGATGTTATCCAAATACCAGCTTTCTTGTGTAGGCAAACAGATTTAATTGTTGAGGTGGCAAAGACAGATTGTATTGTAAATATTAAAAAGGGGCAGTTTATGAATCCAAAAGACATGCAGTATTCTGTTTTAAAAGCCCTAAAAACAAGAGGTGGGAATCAAGCCGTATATGAAGAAAGTAAAAAATATGGCATTTGGCTTACAGAGAGGGGTAGTAGCTTTGGTTATGGGAATTTGGTGGTGGATATGCGATCTTTAGTGATTATGAGGGAATTTGCACCTGTAATTTTTGATGCAACTCATAGTGTTCAGATGCCAGGAGGAGCTTGTGGTAAAAGTTCGGGAGATAGAGGTTTTGTTCCTTATTTGGCAAGGGCAGCAGCAAGTGTTGGGGTAGATGGTTTTTTTGCAGAAACGCATTTTGATCCTGATAATGCATTAAGTGATGGGGCAAATATGGTTCCTACAAGTAAAATGGAAAATTTGATAGGAGATATTTTAAAGATACAGGAGGTTTTGCAGTGA
- the rnhA gene encoding ribonuclease HI yields MKQIEIFCDGSSLGNPGFGGYCAILRYKGKEKIISGGVYNTTNNRMELLAVIEALKILKEPCMVLLYSDSRYVCDGISSWITEWIKKDFKKVKNPDLWKDYLLVSKPHKIQAFWIKGHNNHPENEKCDRIAKEQAQRLKEENAKT; encoded by the coding sequence ATGAAACAAATAGAAATCTTTTGCGATGGGTCTTCATTGGGAAATCCTGGTTTTGGAGGATATTGTGCAATTTTACGCTACAAAGGCAAGGAAAAAATTATAAGTGGGGGTGTTTATAATACTACAAATAACCGTATGGAGCTACTTGCAGTAATTGAAGCCCTAAAAATCCTTAAAGAACCTTGTATGGTTTTGCTATATAGCGATTCTAGATATGTGTGCGATGGAATTTCTAGTTGGATTACAGAGTGGATAAAAAAAGACTTTAAAAAAGTAAAGAATCCTGATTTATGGAAAGATTATCTTCTTGTCTCTAAGCCCCATAAAATTCAAGCTTTTTGGATTAAGGGACATAACAACCATCCAGAAAATGAAAAATGTGATAGAATCGCGAAAGAACAGGCACAAAGACTAAAGGAGGAAAATGCAAAAACTTGA
- a CDS encoding tetratricopeptide repeat protein — protein MESIVFLYRDPLFGVAILIGIIATIALLDYSHNKYKAQKKSQSLKDLAKSYEHTTLNQDIVKFVQVSPKALPSLMLIAKAHSQSGDSQMAINIYLSLLETTKNSKEKINILEALGNTYLDAGFLQRAKDIFTQILKTYPRNENIMSSLMQTYENMGEYQKALEALDCLDEIQTQDKQKFTNNKNYFYLMILLNTHIISIEKKIKSITTIGENNPLFHKSILRFLKTYDLKAFWDYIFSIPFSKNFIDILWELQFQDIPKNIESYPQIFEVFVAKGFFDSQISFQIFELEILYLFRKHTKKEACLGFEYRCHQCKSIFPFDSLRCPSCKELSEMDLILKPLEKPL, from the coding sequence ATGGAAAGTATTGTTTTTCTTTATCGAGATCCCCTATTTGGCGTAGCCATTCTCATTGGAATTATTGCAACTATTGCACTTCTAGATTATTCTCACAATAAATATAAGGCACAGAAAAAATCTCAATCTCTTAAAGATTTAGCAAAATCTTATGAGCATACAACCTTAAACCAAGATATAGTAAAGTTTGTGCAGGTCTCTCCAAAAGCTCTTCCTTCTTTGATGCTGATTGCAAAAGCACATAGCCAAAGTGGGGATAGTCAAATGGCTATTAATATCTATCTAAGCTTGCTAGAAACTACAAAAAATTCAAAAGAAAAAATCAATATTCTTGAGGCATTAGGGAATACCTATCTTGATGCTGGTTTCTTACAGCGTGCAAAAGATATTTTCACACAAATTTTAAAAACATATCCAAGAAATGAAAACATTATGTCCTCCCTAATGCAAACTTATGAAAATATGGGGGAATATCAAAAAGCATTGGAGGCACTGGATTGTTTAGATGAAATTCAAACGCAAGATAAACAAAAATTTACTAACAATAAAAACTATTTTTATTTAATGATCTTGCTTAATACACATATTATCTCTATTGAAAAAAAGATAAAAAGTATTACAACAATTGGAGAAAATAACCCTCTTTTTCATAAAAGTATTTTAAGATTCTTAAAAACTTATGATCTAAAAGCTTTTTGGGATTATATTTTTAGCATTCCTTTTTCAAAAAATTTTATTGATATTCTTTGGGAGTTACAATTTCAAGATATCCCTAAAAATATAGAATCTTATCCCCAAATTTTTGAAGTATTTGTAGCAAAGGGATTTTTTGATTCACAAATTAGCTTTCAGATATTTGAATTAGAAATCCTATATCTTTTTAGAAAACATACTAAAAAAGAAGCTTGTTTAGGTTTTGAATATCGTTGTCACCAATGCAAAAGTATTTTTCCCTTTGATTCTCTGCGCTGCCCTAGTTGTAAGGAGTTAAGTGAAATGGATCTTATCTTAAAACCATTGGAAAAACCCCTATGA
- a CDS encoding peptidylprolyl isomerase has translation MQFLFLLAFLFSLSFSQENIIAGVGITVNGDPITLYEIKETQKKNKITKQKAIDLLIAEKIRDQEVKRLKIDVSDSRIEGEILDMASRSNLSKDAFLKKVKQQEGLNPKEFAKKLKEQIQTQELMRSILSTNSVGEDEMREYYNLHQDEFNMPKEVVVMRFSSTNIDSLQQAIKTPNTAIAGVERAQEKIPLDTLPAQIAQVFAATKVNQFTTVLNGGGGMYMAFLVKDKIGEELISYQQAKNFIAQKLAEKRQDKILEDYFEKIKQKAVIINLRS, from the coding sequence ATGCAATTTTTATTTTTACTTGCTTTTTTATTCTCCTTATCCTTCTCTCAAGAAAATATCATAGCAGGAGTTGGAATTACTGTAAATGGAGACCCTATTACTCTTTATGAAATAAAAGAAACACAAAAGAAAAACAAAATCACTAAGCAAAAAGCAATTGATCTATTAATTGCCGAAAAAATTAGAGATCAAGAAGTAAAAAGATTAAAAATTGATGTTTCAGATTCTAGAATTGAAGGAGAAATTCTTGATATGGCATCAAGAAGCAATCTAAGCAAAGATGCTTTTTTAAAAAAAGTAAAGCAGCAAGAGGGATTAAATCCTAAGGAGTTTGCAAAAAAACTTAAGGAGCAAATTCAAACACAAGAATTGATGCGAAGCATTCTCTCTACTAATAGTGTTGGTGAGGATGAGATGCGAGAGTATTATAATTTGCACCAAGATGAATTTAATATGCCCAAAGAAGTAGTTGTAATGCGCTTTAGCTCTACTAACATAGACTCATTACAACAAGCAATCAAAACCCCCAATACCGCAATAGCAGGAGTTGAGAGAGCTCAAGAAAAGATTCCTCTTGATACACTTCCTGCGCAAATTGCACAAGTCTTTGCAGCAACTAAAGTTAATCAATTTACGACTGTTCTTAATGGTGGAGGAGGTATGTATATGGCCTTCTTGGTTAAAGATAAAATAGGAGAAGAACTTATCTCATATCAACAAGCTAAAAATTTTATCGCACAAAAACTAGCTGAAAAGCGCCAAGATAAAATACTAGAAGATTATTTTGAGAAAATTAAACAAAAAGCTGTGATTATAAATCTTAGAAGTTAA
- the ribH gene encoding 6,7-dimethyl-8-ribityllumazine synthase, producing MNIIEGKIILDGQERVAIVASRFNHIITDRLVEGAKDSFLRHGGVEEHLDLILVPGAYEIPFVLDRLLASKKYSGICTLGAIIRGSTPHFDYVSAEATKGIANTTLKYQTPVTFGVLTTENIEQAIERAGSKVGNKGFEAMSGLIELINLYKKI from the coding sequence GTGAATATCATTGAGGGAAAAATTATATTAGATGGGCAAGAGAGAGTGGCAATTGTTGCAAGTAGATTTAATCATATCATTACAGATAGATTAGTTGAGGGTGCAAAGGATAGCTTTTTAAGACATGGAGGTGTAGAAGAACATCTTGATTTAATCTTGGTTCCAGGGGCATATGAAATACCATTTGTGTTAGATCGTTTATTGGCAAGTAAAAAATACAGCGGTATTTGTACATTAGGCGCTATTATCCGTGGAAGCACACCGCATTTTGATTATGTAAGCGCAGAGGCTACAAAAGGAATTGCCAATACTACACTCAAATATCAGACACCTGTAACTTTTGGTGTGCTTACAACAGAAAATATTGAGCAAGCTATTGAAAGAGCTGGTAGCAAAGTAGGGAATAAAGGTTTTGAGGCAATGAGTGGGCTTATTGAGCTAATTAATTTATATAAAAAGATTTGA
- a CDS encoding carbonic anhydrase, with protein sequence MKELFDGVIKFQEDDFMQYKDLYESLKKHQEPHTLFLTCVDSRVVPNLITNSLPGDLFVVRNMGNIVPPYKEDSNLREGYLSTTSAIEYALTILGIKNIIVCGHSDCGACSAIYDDEALSKAPYVKKWVELLEPVKKKVLDLKPKSKIKRMWLTEQLNIEKQLENLMTYPFVEEMFDRGELRIYGWYYIISTGQVFNYNMITKEFKPINKDSKQ encoded by the coding sequence ATGAAAGAGCTATTTGATGGTGTGATAAAATTTCAAGAAGATGATTTTATGCAATATAAAGATCTTTATGAAAGTTTAAAAAAACATCAAGAGCCTCATACTTTATTTTTAACTTGTGTAGATTCTAGAGTGGTTCCAAACTTAATCACAAACTCTCTTCCAGGTGATTTGTTTGTAGTGAGGAATATGGGCAATATTGTGCCACCTTACAAAGAAGATTCTAATTTGAGAGAGGGTTATTTATCTACAACATCTGCAATTGAGTATGCTCTGACAATTTTAGGCATAAAAAATATTATTGTCTGTGGTCATAGTGATTGTGGTGCCTGTAGTGCAATTTATGATGATGAAGCATTAAGCAAAGCGCCTTATGTAAAAAAGTGGGTGGAGCTTCTAGAGCCGGTGAAAAAAAAGGTTTTGGATTTAAAACCAAAGAGTAAAATAAAGCGTATGTGGCTTACAGAGCAACTAAATATAGAAAAACAACTTGAGAATTTAATGACCTATCCTTTTGTAGAAGAAATGTTTGATCGAGGTGAGCTAAGGATTTATGGTTGGTATTATATAATTTCCACAGGTCAAGTTTTTAATTATAATATGATTACAAAGGAATTTAAGCCCATTAATAAGGATAGCAAGCAATGA
- the nusB gene encoding transcription antitermination factor NusB, which translates to MATRSQAREAVIGLLYAYDSGNTDIRKLALEILEEKKIRNKQQEFALGLFDGVILQKEVIDTQISKQLKDWEFKKLGGMERAILRLGVYEILYSSTDKPVVINEAIELAKHYGEEMAPKLINGILDSIVKNR; encoded by the coding sequence ATGGCAACAAGATCTCAAGCCAGAGAGGCAGTTATTGGTTTATTGTATGCTTATGATAGTGGAAATACAGATATTAGAAAATTAGCACTAGAGATTTTAGAAGAAAAAAAAATACGCAATAAGCAACAAGAATTTGCTTTAGGTCTTTTTGATGGTGTGATTTTGCAAAAGGAAGTTATTGATACACAAATTTCTAAGCAATTAAAAGATTGGGAATTTAAAAAATTAGGTGGTATGGAAAGAGCAATTTTAAGGCTTGGAGTCTATGAAATTCTCTATAGCAGTACTGATAAGCCTGTAGTTATTAATGAAGCCATTGAACTTGCAAAGCATTATGGTGAAGAGATGGCTCCAAAGCTTATTAATGGAATCTTGGATTCGATTGTAAAAAATAGATAA
- the rnc gene encoding ribonuclease III, giving the protein MQKLEATLNYYFKDKNLLLTALTHKSCKNQYNNERLEFLGDAVLDLLIGEFLYKKFPTKQEGDLSKMRASLVNEQSFMKFAQAIELHNYLLVSANEEANEGRYKASILSSAFEALIGAIYLEGGLEVVKKITYEILERIYPKIDVQSLFIDYKTALQEITQAKFGVIPDYRLLEEIGPDHKKQFKIAIFIQDQEYAQALGTSKKDAQQKCAKIAYKKLVV; this is encoded by the coding sequence ATGCAAAAACTTGAAGCAACCCTTAATTATTACTTTAAAGATAAAAATCTCTTACTTACTGCCCTCACCCACAAAAGTTGTAAAAATCAATACAATAATGAAAGATTAGAATTTCTGGGCGATGCTGTACTTGACCTTTTAATTGGGGAATTTTTGTATAAAAAATTTCCCACAAAGCAAGAGGGTGATTTATCAAAAATGCGAGCTTCCTTAGTGAATGAGCAAAGTTTTATGAAGTTTGCACAAGCAATAGAATTACACAATTATCTTTTAGTATCTGCCAATGAAGAGGCTAATGAGGGAAGATATAAGGCCTCTATTTTATCAAGTGCCTTTGAGGCTCTAATTGGAGCAATTTATCTAGAGGGTGGGTTAGAAGTAGTAAAAAAAATTACTTATGAAATTTTAGAGAGAATTTATCCAAAAATTGATGTACAAAGCCTTTTTATAGATTATAAAACAGCCCTTCAAGAGATTACTCAAGCAAAATTTGGTGTAATACCTGATTATCGCCTTTTAGAAGAAATTGGTCCTGATCACAAAAAGCAATTTAAAATTGCTATCTTTATTCAAGACCAAGAATATGCTCAAGCATTAGGAACCAGCAAAAAAGATGCACAACAAAAATGTGCAAAAATTGCCTATAAGAAACTTGTAGTATGA
- a CDS encoding mechanosensitive ion channel family protein yields the protein MLKKIFVFLIFIGLSFGNDFDKALEDLIFLNYQITQNRLSQNLDNISLLEEEKTYELKKLTLGLLTSKDSFRQDIDTLTAKQNKLRNLIQKQVRKDSKTSLLKEHIEISSLELLKIMQGFALELQENIGIFSQEKDVVEVIQKTLQELDKQQKFESQKPNEEIQRYQETLKTYKEILNYFLEHPRTLLPQNAFLNLGVGWILQKIMGLVPIKGSSLFFAKLLLSIFSLVVLLACRRFIARLIFSLINFFMHLSKKGDELRDTICKDIVTPITYVLLVASFDIAISILYYPNVPTEKIEVWFGVSYIALSVWFFITLLKSYGVGLMGNILQKKDGFRKEAINLILKISYFIIFLIGLLITLKYLGFNVSTIMASLGIGGLAVALALKDMLANFFASVMLLFENSFSQGDWIVCDGIEGTVVEMGLRRTTIRTFDNALVLVPNSALANSAIKNWNRRKVGRRIKMSIGVTYDSPMQNLRQCIKDIKTMLLEHPDIAKSNEKNIEFDHYELALRQNIVSMQDLLGYKDNLFVVLDTFEDSSINILVYCFSKSVVWGEFLNIKEDVMFKIMSIVEKNNLSFAFPSQSIYVESMPSEALQLDKN from the coding sequence ATGCTAAAAAAGATTTTTGTTTTTTTAATCTTTATTGGTTTGTCATTTGGAAATGATTTTGATAAAGCCTTGGAGGATTTGATTTTTTTGAATTATCAAATTACGCAAAATAGGCTTTCTCAAAATCTGGATAATATTTCTTTGCTTGAAGAAGAAAAAACCTATGAATTAAAAAAATTAACCCTAGGCCTTCTAACCTCCAAAGATAGTTTTCGCCAAGATATTGATACGCTAACTGCCAAACAAAATAAACTGCGAAATCTTATACAAAAACAAGTTCGTAAAGATTCTAAAACATCATTATTAAAAGAGCATATTGAAATATCAAGTTTAGAACTTTTAAAAATTATGCAGGGGTTTGCGCTTGAACTTCAAGAAAATATTGGTATTTTTTCTCAAGAAAAGGATGTAGTAGAAGTCATTCAAAAGACACTTCAAGAACTGGATAAACAACAGAAATTTGAAAGTCAAAAACCCAATGAAGAAATACAAAGATACCAAGAAACGCTAAAAACTTACAAAGAAATTCTTAACTATTTTCTTGAGCATCCAAGAACCCTACTTCCACAAAATGCCTTTTTAAATTTAGGAGTTGGTTGGATTTTGCAAAAAATTATGGGTTTGGTTCCTATCAAAGGCTCTAGCTTATTTTTTGCAAAGTTATTGCTTTCTATTTTTTCTTTGGTTGTGTTGCTTGCTTGTAGAAGATTTATTGCGCGTTTAATTTTTTCACTGATTAACTTTTTTATGCATCTTTCAAAAAAAGGTGATGAACTCAGAGACACAATCTGTAAAGATATTGTAACCCCTATTACTTATGTGTTGCTTGTAGCAAGCTTTGATATTGCAATTAGTATTTTATACTATCCAAATGTTCCAACTGAAAAGATTGAAGTTTGGTTTGGGGTTTCTTATATTGCTTTGAGTGTTTGGTTTTTTATTACTCTTTTAAAGTCCTATGGAGTGGGATTGATGGGGAATATTCTCCAAAAAAAAGATGGTTTTAGAAAAGAGGCTATTAATCTTATTTTAAAAATTAGTTATTTCATCATCTTTTTAATTGGATTATTAATAACATTAAAGTATCTTGGTTTTAATGTATCCACAATCATGGCATCTTTAGGAATTGGTGGTTTGGCTGTGGCTTTGGCACTTAAAGATATGCTAGCGAATTTTTTTGCTTCTGTTATGCTTTTATTTGAAAATTCTTTTTCTCAAGGTGATTGGATAGTTTGCGATGGAATTGAAGGAACAGTTGTTGAAATGGGACTTAGACGCACTACAATCAGAACTTTTGATAATGCCTTGGTGCTTGTACCTAATTCAGCGCTTGCAAATAGTGCAATCAAAAATTGGAATAGAAGAAAAGTTGGAAGAAGAATTAAAATGAGCATAGGTGTTACCTATGATTCCCCAATGCAAAACTTAAGACAGTGTATTAAAGACATTAAAACAATGCTTCTAGAGCACCCAGATATCGCAAAATCAAATGAAAAGAATATTGAGTTTGATCATTATGAGTTGGCACTTAGACAAAATATCGTATCAATGCAAGATCTATTAGGATATAAGGATAATTTATTTGTAGTGCTCGATACCTTTGAGGATAGTTCGATTAATATCTTGGTTTATTGCTTTAGTAAAAGTGTGGTTTGGGGAGAGTTTTTAAATATAAAAGAAGATGTGATGTTTAAGATTATGTCTATTGTAGAAAAAAATAATTTAAGTTTTGCATTTCCATCACAAAGTATTTATGTTGAAAGTATGCCAAGTGAAGCATTACAACTAGATAAAAATTAA
- the panC gene encoding pantoate--beta-alanine ligase, protein MQILKTIEEVRKFRASLKSDDTLGLVPTMGALHQGHQSLVLESKKHNTRTLVSIFVNPTQFGINEDFDKYPRVFDKDCKICESLGVDAIFAPTISQIYQKQDEITLNPPKSMGYVLEGFIRENHFNGVLQIVLKLFNLTQPHFAYFGQKDAQQLLILKRLIQDMFLPIEIVSCPTIRDTDGLALSSRNVYLSQEERKIALEIPQALQAIQQLFNNGETSSHKLLEEAKKYIKNVMLDYLVITDLDLKNITSVKLGESLALIAGKVGNTRLLDNLWF, encoded by the coding sequence ATGCAAATCTTAAAAACAATTGAGGAAGTAAGAAAATTTAGAGCTTCATTAAAATCTGATGATACCTTAGGATTGGTGCCTACAATGGGAGCACTGCATCAGGGTCATCAAAGCTTAGTTTTAGAATCTAAAAAACATAATACTCGTACGCTTGTAAGTATTTTTGTCAATCCCACTCAATTTGGAATAAATGAAGATTTTGATAAATATCCAAGAGTTTTTGATAAAGATTGTAAAATCTGTGAAAGTCTTGGTGTTGATGCAATTTTTGCTCCAACAATTTCACAAATCTATCAAAAACAAGATGAGATTACTCTAAATCCTCCAAAATCAATGGGATATGTTCTTGAGGGCTTTATTAGAGAAAATCACTTCAATGGGGTCTTGCAAATTGTTCTTAAACTTTTTAATCTAACACAACCCCATTTTGCATATTTTGGACAAAAAGATGCACAGCAATTACTAATCTTAAAAAGATTGATCCAGGACATGTTTTTACCCATTGAAATTGTTTCTTGTCCCACAATCAGAGATACTGATGGTTTAGCGCTTAGCTCAAGAAATGTCTATTTATCACAGGAAGAAAGAAAAATTGCACTAGAAATTCCTCAAGCACTCCAAGCAATACAACAACTCTTTAACAATGGAGAAACTTCTAGCCATAAATTGTTAGAAGAGGCAAAAAAATACATAAAAAATGTTATGCTAGATTATCTTGTAATTACGGATTTAGACTTAAAAAATATCACATCAGTCAAATTGGGAGAGAGTCTTGCACTTATTGCCGGAAAAGTAGGCAACACAAGATTACTAGACAATCTTTGGTTTTAA
- a CDS encoding DedA family protein yields MSQVISILTQLIGSFGYLGIFLLMGLESSFFPFPSEVIMIPAGYLASQREMHLLFAIVMGILGSLAGSLLNYYLAYKFGRSFLLKYGRFFFFTPKTLKKMEDFFYKHGEIGTFVGRLIPGVRQYISLPAGLAKMNLLRFCLFTTLGASIWVIILALFGYYLGIFLQNHSLEDILLIFQAKNLNQEYLKIHQQLRTITILLLVFVLCCVGFYIFYQIRRKK; encoded by the coding sequence TTGTCTCAAGTCATCTCTATACTTACGCAACTTATTGGCTCATTTGGCTACTTAGGAATTTTCCTTTTGATGGGACTTGAATCTAGTTTTTTTCCTTTTCCATCAGAAGTAATAATGATACCAGCTGGCTATCTTGCATCACAAAGGGAAATGCATCTTTTATTTGCAATTGTGATGGGTATTTTAGGAAGTCTTGCTGGGAGTTTATTAAATTATTACCTTGCTTATAAATTTGGAAGATCTTTTCTTTTAAAATACGGAAGGTTTTTCTTTTTTACACCAAAAACGCTTAAAAAGATGGAGGACTTTTTTTATAAGCATGGAGAAATTGGGACTTTTGTAGGAAGATTAATTCCAGGGGTAAGGCAATATATTTCTCTTCCAGCAGGACTAGCAAAAATGAATCTCTTGAGATTTTGTCTTTTTACCACACTTGGTGCATCAATTTGGGTAATAATCCTAGCTTTATTTGGATATTATTTAGGAATTTTTTTACAAAACCATAGCTTAGAAGATATTCTCTTAATCTTCCAAGCCAAGAATCTAAACCAAGAATATTTAAAGATACATCAACAATTACGCACCATAACAATACTGCTTTTAGTTTTTGTATTGTGTTGTGTTGGGTTTTATATCTTCTATCAAATAAGGAGAAAAAAGTGA
- the pyrF gene encoding orotidine-5'-phosphate decarboxylase yields the protein MKLCVALDLEQKEENIKLLKQLKDFSQLWVKVGLRSFIRDGKDFLDSIRQINPDFKIFLDLKLYDIPNTMQDAINECLKFNIDMLTIHTSSGRVAMQELMQSLKMHKNPPLIMGVTALTSFDSKIFEEIYHSDINNQTIHLSKMAYESNLDGVVCSVYESLMIKNSTNKEFLTLTPGIRPFNEDNNDQKRVATIQQAFLNQSDFIVVGRPIYKNNNPLEIVKKIYEEISRCKS from the coding sequence GTGAAATTATGTGTCGCATTAGATCTAGAACAAAAAGAAGAGAATATCAAACTCTTAAAACAGCTTAAAGACTTTTCACAACTGTGGGTTAAGGTTGGTTTAAGAAGTTTTATCAGAGATGGAAAAGATTTTTTAGATTCAATTAGACAAATCAATCCAGACTTTAAGATTTTTTTAGATCTCAAGCTTTATGATATTCCAAATACAATGCAGGATGCCATTAATGAATGTCTTAAATTTAATATTGATATGCTAACCATTCACACAAGTAGCGGAAGAGTTGCAATGCAAGAACTAATGCAATCTCTAAAAATGCATAAAAACCCGCCTTTAATTATGGGGGTGACTGCACTGACTAGTTTTGATTCTAAGATTTTTGAGGAAATCTACCATTCAGATATCAATAATCAAACAATTCATCTTAGTAAAATGGCTTATGAGAGCAATCTAGATGGTGTGGTATGTTCTGTTTATGAAAGTTTGATGATAAAAAATTCCACAAATAAAGAATTTCTTACCCTAACTCCTGGCATTAGGCCATTTAATGAAGATAATAATGACCAAAAAAGAGTTGCTACCATTCAACAAGCTTTCTTAAACCAATCAGATTTTATTGTGGTAGGACGACCCATTTATAAAAACAATAATCCATTAGAGATAGTAAAAAAAATATATGAGGAAATTAGCCGATGCAAATCTTAA